The window GCTATCTTCCAAAACAACGCCGGTGGTGCTTGGGATAACGCCAAGAAATCTTTTGAGAAAGGCGTAGAAATTGAAGTGAATGGAAAGATGGAAATGTTCTACAAGAAATCAGAGCCACACAAAGCGGCGGTGGTAGGCGACACGGTAGGCGATCCTTTCAAAGATACATCCGGCCCTTCGATGAACATCTTGATTAAGCTTTCCTCGCTCGTTGGTTTGACGATTGCTCCGCTGATTGCGGTGGTAGATCACACAGAAACTTCTGTCAACACCGAAAAGAAAATAGAAGTGAAAGAAGTGGTAACAAAAGCAACTGCGCAAGTAGTCAACTATACCGATTACTTAGACAAGAAATAATTTTTCAAAAAAGAAACCGAAAAGCCCTCGACAAACACGGGGGCTTTTTATTTTTGAGAAGTGTAAAACCAGAATCATGACGAATAAATTTCTGCTGTCTTGTGTCTTATGTATTGCGTCTTATGTCTGTGTTGCTCAGCAACCACTACCGGCAAAAGTTTATCAAACCATGACGGATTCGACCAATTCAATAGATGTAGTGTTTTATAAAGACGAAGGAGGCAGTGTTTCTGCCGACGGACACAATGTTCAGTATTTCAACTCCTTCTTTGCAAAAGAAACAGCAGATAAAACCAAGGCGATCTCCGCAGGCTCCGTCATGTGGCTGGTGAATGGTCGGGAATATCTGTCCGGTATATTTTTCTTAGGCGATTCTACCGGCTACCTCGTAGCCAAAAAGGATGGAAAGGAATATGTAAACAAGATCACTCCAATCGGTTTCAATTTTCTGAATGGAGGATATAAAAAAAGATAAGCTATGGCAAGTTTTGATGTAATTAGCAAAGTGGACCCGCAAATAGTGGAGAATGCTATTAACGTGGCAAAGAAGGAAATCGCGACCCGCTATGATTTCCACGGATCTAAAACAGATATTGATTTTAATAAAAAGGATTTGGAGATCCAGATTACCACCGAAAACGAAATGCGTATCAAAGCCATCATTGATATCATCATTGTTCGCGGCTCTAAACAAGGAATTGACCCGCGAAGCTATGACGTGAGTAAGGAACATTACTCCTCAGGAGCGATGGTGAAAAAAGAAATCAAGTTGAAGAATGGCTTGGATAAAGATGCGATGAAGAAAATCACCAAGGCCATTAAAGATTCAGGGCTGAAAGTACAACCGTCACAAATGGATAACCTGGTGCGTGTGACCGGAAAGAAAATAGACGACCTGCAAGATGTGATGGCGATGCTGCGCAAAGGCGATTATGGCTATCCACTTCAGTTTGAAAACATGAAATAGTAATTCAACATTCAAAAATCAAAACGCAGC is drawn from Bacteroidota bacterium and contains these coding sequences:
- a CDS encoding YajQ family cyclic di-GMP-binding protein — translated: MASFDVISKVDPQIVENAINVAKKEIATRYDFHGSKTDIDFNKKDLEIQITTENEMRIKAIIDIIIVRGSKQGIDPRSYDVSKEHYSSGAMVKKEIKLKNGLDKDAMKKITKAIKDSGLKVQPSQMDNLVRVTGKKIDDLQDVMAMLRKGDYGYPLQFENMK